The Megalobrama amblycephala isolate DHTTF-2021 linkage group LG20, ASM1881202v1, whole genome shotgun sequence genome includes a window with the following:
- the LOC125255902 gene encoding solute carrier family 2, facilitated glucose transporter member 11, translating to MNETMRRGGCTRTLALTVCFAAIGGTFQYGYNISIINAPTSYVQKFINETCMKRWGTVLEPSQVTLIWTFIVSTYSLGGLLGSLLAGPMSIKFGRKGALLLNNVFLFLSAVLALSSRSAASFEMIILARLFVGVNAGVSMNVQPMYFGESAPKNMRGAVAFSSAVFTALGILMGQITGLTEVLGSESLWPYLLASSALPGLVQLITLPWFPESPRYLLIDRGDREACSQALKRLRACSVFTDEMEEILQERAEAGEAHAKTLWELLRDRSLRRQLYTVMAASSAMMLCGNDSIYFYASYIFQEAGIPTDKIQYVTIGTGACEFTSALACNLLIERVGRRLLLAGGYLLMACWAVVFTVALSLEGKVDGIPYLSMTCVFAYILSFGMGPAGVTGILPAELFDQLARPAAYMVAGSMMWLNLFLVGMAFPFIVNGLGQFCFIPFCGVCVTACLFISFTLPETKGRTPAEINEEWNKKGTANGNPKYSQQSQSLTDPSECIEIEKI from the coding sequence atgaatgaaactaTGAGGCGAGGAGGTTGCACACGCACTCTTGCATTAACTGTGTGCTTTGCAGCCATTGGTGGCACTTTTCAGTATGGCTACAATATTTCAATCATTAATGCACCCACATCTTATGTGCAGAAGTTCATTAATGAGACCTGTATGAAGAGATGGGGAACAGTTCTTGAGCCTAGTCAGGTGACACTGATATGGACCTTTATTGTTTCCACTTACTCACTCGGTGGACTTTTGGGATCCCTTCTTGCTGGCCCAATGTCTATTAAGTTTGGACGGAAGGGTGCCCTGCTGCTGAACAATGTCTTCCTTTTTCTGAGCGCAGTCCTGGCTCTGAGCAGTCGCTCAGCTGCTTCCTTTGAGATGATCATCCTTGCACGTCTGTTTGTGGGGGTCAATGCTGGTGTTAGTATGAACGTCCAGCCCATGTACTTTGGAGAGAGTGCACCGAAAAACATGAGAGGTGCTGTTGCCTTTTCTTCTGCTGTTTTCACTGCTCTAGGGATCCTGATGGGCCAGATAACGGGTCTGACTGAAGTTTTAGGGAGTGAGTCTCTCTGGCCGTATCTACTGGCAAGCAGTGCTCTCCCCGGACTAGTGCAGCTGATCACCTTGCCCTGGTTTCCAGAGAGCCCGCGTTACTTGCTCATCGACCGAGGGGACAGAGAAGCATGCAGTCAGGCCCTGAAACGCCTCAGAGCGTGCAGCGTTTTTACTGATGAGATGGAAGAGATTCTCCAGGAGCGGGCAGAAGCAGGTGAAGCCCATGCCAAGACACTGTGGGAACTTCTCAGAGACCGAAGTCTTCGCAGGCAGCTCTACACTGTAATGGCTGCCAGCAGTGCCATGATGTTGTGTGGAAATGATTCCATTTACTTCTATGCATCCTATATCTTTCAGGAAGCTGGTATTCCAACAGACAAGATTCAGTATGTCACAATCGGGACAGGTGCCTGCGAGTTCACTTCCGCTTTGGCCTGTAATCTGCTGATTGAGCGCGTTGGCCGCAGGTTACTTCTCGCTGGTGGGTATCTGCTCATGGCTTGCTGGGCGGTGGTCTTCACTGTTGCTCTTTCACTGGAGGGCAAAGTGGATGGCATACCCTACCTGAGTATGACCTGCGTGTTTGCCTACATCTTGAGTTTTGGCATGGGTCCCGCAGGAGTCACCGGGATCCTTCCTGCTGAGCTCTTTGACCAACTGGCACGTCCCGCAGCTTACATGGTTGCCGGTTCCATGATGTGGCTTAACCTCTTCTTAGTAGGAATGGCATTTCCATTCATAGTTAATGGCCTGGGACAGTTCTGCTTCATCCCCTTCTGCGGTGTTTGTGTGACTGCGTGTCTTTTTATCAGTTTCACTTTACCTGAAACCAAAGGGAGGACACCAGCAGAGATCAACGAGGAGTGGAATAAGAAAGGCACAGCTAATGGAAATCCTAAATATAGTCAACAATCTCAAAGTCTGACTGATCCATCAGAATGCATAGAGATTGAGAAGATCTGA